A single window of Synechococcus sp. C9 DNA harbors:
- a CDS encoding biopolymer transporter ExbD, which yields MRLNEENESPAQINIVPMIDVIFAILVYFIVSTLSLTRLESLPVNLPGASTAQVQNAPPVTVSLTKAGTVAVNEQTVPLSEVQNRVRVLVPTGQNAVVVINADREANYGQVVAIMDQLRQIPGVRIAVATQRP from the coding sequence ATGCGGCTCAATGAGGAAAATGAATCCCCAGCCCAGATCAACATTGTCCCGATGATTGATGTGATTTTTGCCATTTTGGTGTATTTTATCGTTAGTACCCTCTCCCTCACCCGCCTGGAAAGTTTGCCCGTGAATTTGCCGGGAGCCAGTACCGCCCAGGTGCAAAATGCCCCCCCCGTGACGGTCAGTTTAACCAAAGCAGGAACGGTAGCGGTCAACGAGCAAACGGTTCCCCTCAGCGAAGTCCAAAACCGGGTGCGGGTCTTGGTGCCGACGGGTCAGAATGCGGTGGTGGTGATTAATGCGGACCGGGAAGCCAATTATGGGCAAGTGGTGGCAATCATGGATCAACTGCGGCAGATTCCGGGGGTGCGGATTGCGGTGGCCACTCAACGTCCTTAG